In Capillimicrobium parvum, a genomic segment contains:
- a CDS encoding cupin domain-containing protein, whose amino-acid sequence MRRVNLSAPEFAYDDQDPDGYRAGMFRMGPLLGAARLGASLYELPPGQALCPYHYEYGEEEWLLVLSGRPTVRHPDGADELEPLDVVCFPRGPEGAHQIRNDSEESVRVLLWSEITHPTATVYPDSGKVGVWTGNRDDDVMVRKSDAVGYYEGED is encoded by the coding sequence ATGCGCCGCGTGAACCTCTCCGCCCCCGAGTTCGCCTACGACGACCAGGACCCCGACGGCTACCGCGCCGGGATGTTCCGGATGGGACCGCTGCTGGGCGCGGCGCGGCTGGGCGCGAGCCTCTACGAGCTGCCTCCCGGCCAGGCGCTCTGCCCGTACCACTACGAGTACGGCGAGGAGGAGTGGCTGCTCGTGCTCAGCGGGCGGCCCACCGTCCGCCACCCGGACGGCGCCGACGAGCTCGAGCCGCTGGACGTCGTGTGCTTCCCGCGCGGGCCGGAGGGCGCCCACCAGATCCGCAACGACTCCGAGGAGAGCGTGCGCGTCCTGCTCTGGTCCGAGATCACGCACCCCACCGCGACGGTGTATCCCGACAGCGGCAAGGTGGGAGTCTGGACCGGCAACCGCGACGACGACGTGATGGTGCGCAAGTCCGACGCGGTCGGCTACTACGAGGGCGAGGACTGA
- a CDS encoding GNAT family N-acetyltransferase has product MSHNTPTPFPPDVTIRYATEDDAPALARLAVLDSQALPEGVLLVAQVGDELWAALSVTAEGAIADPFRRSADALALLDARARQLRRRPGTQPAFEPAAWLRAAVAA; this is encoded by the coding sequence ATGTCACACAACACCCCCACCCCCTTTCCCCCCGACGTGACGATCCGCTACGCGACGGAGGACGACGCCCCGGCGCTCGCCCGCCTCGCCGTGCTCGACTCGCAGGCGCTGCCCGAGGGCGTCCTCCTCGTCGCCCAGGTCGGCGACGAGCTGTGGGCGGCCCTGTCGGTGACGGCCGAGGGCGCGATCGCCGACCCCTTCCGGCGGTCGGCCGACGCGCTCGCGCTGCTCGACGCCCGCGCGCGACAGCTGCGGCGCCGGCCCGGCACGCAGCCGGCGTTCGAGCCCGCCGCGTGGCTGCGGGCCGCGGTCGCCGCCTGA
- a CDS encoding aminotransferase-like domain-containing protein, with protein MSYKLDLSDIDRGAQASLTAQIAERLQHAIDTGALAPGEKLPTTRALAEQAGINHLTAVRVYRRLAEQGYVTASVGRGTFVRAVPPALDRDPIDWQTAVLPELRPSYSHETFAATYLIPSDPDIVSLAAGAPDSVIYPAAALGRIAGEVLDEVGGDALGYLDPDGLYELREEIAKRGRRLGFAQTAEEIMVTSGARQAIDLVCRGVVAPGDVVVCESPTFIGILSSLQVTGARVIGVPVDENGMDVDALERILARHEVKLVAVQPGCQNPTGQDLSAARSQRLVELARERSFFILEDGVYATVRFDGDDHPRLRHFAPDHVIYVDSLSKTIGGGLRLGWVAASGPVRQRVSWLKLHNDTHTSSLVQYIAHRWLRSGDHEDLLHDSNPMYALRCDALRASLERYLGDEVTVRRPVGGHHLWVTFRRPIDERALLSEAIRCGVTFVPGGAMLAEPPTATSMRLSFARLEPEELDEGVRRLAKAVLAVRHRASRPGRVQFS; from the coding sequence ATGTCCTACAAGCTTGATTTGAGTGACATCGACCGAGGGGCGCAGGCCTCGCTCACGGCGCAGATCGCCGAGCGCCTGCAGCACGCGATCGACACCGGCGCGCTCGCTCCGGGTGAGAAGCTGCCCACGACGCGGGCGCTCGCCGAGCAGGCCGGCATCAACCACCTGACGGCCGTGCGCGTGTACCGGCGTCTGGCCGAGCAGGGCTACGTGACGGCCAGCGTGGGGCGCGGGACGTTCGTGCGCGCGGTCCCGCCCGCGCTCGACCGCGATCCCATCGACTGGCAGACCGCCGTCCTGCCGGAGCTGCGGCCCTCGTACTCGCACGAGACGTTCGCCGCGACGTACCTCATCCCGTCTGACCCCGACATCGTCTCCCTGGCCGCGGGGGCGCCCGACTCCGTGATCTACCCGGCAGCCGCACTGGGCCGGATCGCCGGCGAGGTGCTCGACGAGGTCGGGGGCGACGCGCTCGGCTATCTCGACCCCGACGGCCTCTACGAACTGCGCGAGGAGATCGCCAAGCGCGGCCGCCGGCTCGGCTTCGCGCAGACCGCCGAGGAGATCATGGTCACCTCGGGCGCGCGGCAGGCCATCGACCTCGTCTGCCGCGGGGTCGTCGCGCCGGGAGACGTCGTCGTGTGCGAGTCGCCGACGTTCATCGGCATCCTGAGCTCGCTGCAGGTCACCGGCGCGCGGGTGATCGGCGTGCCGGTCGACGAGAACGGCATGGACGTCGACGCGCTCGAGCGCATCCTCGCCCGCCACGAGGTCAAGCTGGTGGCCGTCCAGCCGGGCTGCCAGAACCCGACGGGGCAGGACCTGTCGGCGGCGCGCTCGCAGCGGCTCGTCGAGCTCGCGCGGGAGCGCTCGTTCTTCATTCTCGAGGACGGCGTCTACGCGACGGTGCGTTTCGACGGCGACGACCATCCGCGCCTGCGCCACTTCGCGCCCGACCACGTCATCTACGTCGACTCGCTGTCGAAGACGATCGGCGGCGGCCTGCGGCTCGGGTGGGTGGCGGCCAGCGGGCCGGTGCGCCAGCGCGTGAGCTGGCTCAAGCTCCACAACGACACGCACACCTCGAGCCTGGTCCAGTACATCGCGCACCGCTGGCTGCGCAGCGGCGACCACGAGGACCTCCTGCACGACTCCAACCCGATGTACGCGCTCCGCTGCGACGCGCTGCGCGCAAGCCTGGAGCGCTACCTCGGCGACGAGGTCACGGTGCGCCGGCCCGTCGGCGGCCACCACCTGTGGGTCACGTTCCGGCGGCCGATCGACGAGCGCGCGCTGCTCAGCGAGGCCATCCGCTGCGGCGTCACGTTCGTCCCGGGCGGGGCGATGCTCGCGGAGCCGCCGACGGCCACGTCGATGCGGCTCTCGTTCGCGCGCCTGGAACCGGAGGAGCTCGACGAGGGCGTGCGCCGGCTGGCGAAGGCGGTGCTGGCCGTCCGCCACCGGGCCTCGCGTCCCGGGCGCGTGCAGTTCTCGTGA
- a CDS encoding ABC transporter substrate-binding protein, translated as MGRGAALTRAALVTPLSGPLAEYGRAGAVALELWAGWSGARLTVHDAHPDAAAAAAAAERERPDILFGPYGSGPARAVVAATSRLVFNHGGARVGPAPNLIDVLAPAETYFEGAVEVVHAADPGVRTLRVAHARTGFADTVAAGAAAAGRRAGLAVSTTALPAAPPAGDLLLVAGAFADERDAARRLLPGPWRAAGFVGAGVDEVLAELGPLREGLLGPAQWLAEAAPEPDEGPPAGRFVAAYRERAGAEPPYPAAQAFAAGVVAGRCVRDAGERSDAALLAAARSLDCTTLFARFRLDPSSGVQTGHRVLTVQWQDGARRVVWPPERARAALRHPL; from the coding sequence GTGGGACGTGGGGCTGCGCTGACGCGCGCCGCGCTCGTCACGCCCCTGTCCGGCCCGCTCGCCGAGTACGGACGGGCGGGTGCCGTCGCGCTCGAGCTGTGGGCGGGGTGGTCGGGCGCGCGGCTGACCGTCCATGACGCGCACCCCGATGCGGCCGCGGCGGCGGCGGCCGCCGAACGCGAGCGGCCCGACATCCTGTTCGGCCCGTACGGGAGCGGCCCGGCGCGGGCGGTGGTGGCGGCGACGTCGCGGCTCGTGTTCAACCACGGCGGCGCACGGGTCGGACCGGCGCCCAACCTCATCGACGTCCTTGCGCCGGCGGAGACGTACTTCGAGGGCGCGGTGGAGGTCGTGCATGCGGCCGACCCCGGCGTGCGCACGCTGCGGGTCGCCCACGCGCGGACGGGGTTCGCCGACACGGTCGCGGCGGGCGCGGCGGCGGCGGGACGGCGAGCGGGGCTGGCGGTCTCGACGACGGCGCTGCCCGCCGCGCCGCCCGCGGGCGACCTGCTGCTCGTCGCGGGCGCATTCGCGGACGAGCGCGACGCCGCCCGCCGGCTGCTCCCGGGCCCGTGGCGAGCGGCCGGGTTCGTCGGCGCCGGCGTCGACGAGGTGCTCGCGGAGCTGGGTCCCCTGCGCGAGGGGCTGCTCGGCCCGGCGCAGTGGCTGGCCGAGGCCGCGCCCGAGCCCGACGAGGGCCCGCCGGCCGGCCGCTTCGTCGCCGCCTACCGCGAGCGGGCCGGCGCCGAGCCGCCCTACCCGGCCGCGCAGGCGTTCGCCGCCGGCGTCGTCGCCGGGCGCTGCGTGCGCGACGCCGGGGAGCGCAGCGACGCCGCCCTCCTCGCCGCCGCCCGGTCGCTGGACTGCACGACGCTGTTCGCGCGCTTCCGGCTCGATCCGAGCAGCGGCGTCCAGACCGGCCACCGGGTCCTCACGGTGCAGTGGCAGGACGGCGCGCGGCGCGTCGTCTGGCCGCCCGAGCGCGCCCGCGCGGCGCTGCGCCACCCGCTGTGA
- a CDS encoding nitroreductase family protein produces MELTDVLTERRTVRRFADRNIPDDVLRRVLAAGLAMPHGGNTYAWRGVVLRRPRETHPRWDAIFESVMRQEYLAEAAVLVVWTVNPRWWVEHYGGNLQRLLDLGLVEADRAGTLLDRMSTAPDPDVMLPVLIGEAMMAVGGVLLAGIDAGLGTALSGCNPASLSAALDLPKGVRIAPAGVLALGYPADEGGATRAPKPPLDEVFYDGAWDVGLR; encoded by the coding sequence ATGGAGCTGACCGACGTCCTGACCGAGCGCCGCACCGTGCGCCGCTTCGCCGACCGGAACATCCCCGACGACGTGCTGCGCCGCGTGCTCGCCGCCGGTCTGGCGATGCCGCACGGCGGCAACACGTACGCCTGGCGCGGCGTCGTGCTGCGCCGGCCGCGCGAGACGCATCCGCGCTGGGACGCCATCTTCGAGTCGGTCATGCGCCAGGAGTACCTGGCCGAGGCGGCGGTGCTCGTCGTGTGGACGGTGAACCCACGCTGGTGGGTGGAGCACTACGGCGGCAACCTGCAGCGCCTCCTCGACCTGGGGCTCGTCGAGGCCGACCGGGCCGGCACGCTGCTCGACCGGATGTCCACCGCGCCGGACCCCGACGTGATGCTGCCCGTCCTGATCGGCGAGGCGATGATGGCGGTCGGCGGCGTGCTGCTGGCCGGGATCGATGCCGGGCTCGGCACCGCGCTGTCGGGCTGCAATCCGGCCTCGCTGTCGGCCGCGCTCGACCTGCCGAAGGGCGTGCGGATCGCGCCCGCCGGCGTGCTCGCGCTCGGGTATCCGGCCGACGAGGGCGGTGCGACCCGGGCGCCGAAGCCTCCGCTGGACGAGGTCTTCTACGACGGCGCGTGGGACGTGGGGCTGCGCTGA